The Coffea arabica cultivar ET-39 chromosome 4e, Coffea Arabica ET-39 HiFi, whole genome shotgun sequence genome includes a window with the following:
- the LOC113742221 gene encoding mediator-associated protein 2-like — MEGSSSEELAMYRAPEEFEEVKKDPLIELNLNDSKELWLIQWPVNQAPDLNGQQVSLKFHHDGHLGSFEGSSGKSYEVVSFKSQEPEATVFLSSTSESRIAGKISRRVSLLHYPEPSELKSGGLAIKQMVQRSAASLTSSAHRYTTPTQSTRTRSLGAVSGYTSSIRTPRNRSSGSGDASKSPLRRPVDEPGRSIDHSVQDSGKEHRADVSSGSLEHPEQKKSNKKRKFEG; from the exons ATGGAGGGGAGTAGCAGCGAAGAACTCGCGATGTATAGAGCTCcagaagaatttgaagaagtgaAAAAGGACCCTCTTATTGAACTCAATTTAAACGATTCAAAGGAGCTCTGGCTGATTCAATGGCCCGTTAATCAA GCTCCTGATTTGAATGGACAGCAAGTGTCTTTAAAGTTTCACCATGATGGACATCTGGGTAGTTTCGAGGGTTCATCTG GAAAATCGTATGAAGTGGTAAGTTTCAAATCACAGGAGCCAGAAGCGACTGTATTCCTGTCATCAACATCAGAGTCCAGAATCG CTGGGAAGATCTCACGGCGCGTTTCTCTACTGCATTATCCGGAGCCCAGTGAACTGAAATCTGGTGGGTTAGCCATTAAACAAATGGTGCAAAGGTCTGCTGCTTCCTTGACAAGTTCAGCACATCGTTATACAACTCCTACGCAAAGTACAAGGACAAGAAGTTTAGGGGCTGTGAGTGGCTATACTTCCTCTATACGTACTCCAAGAAACAGAAGTTCTGGGTCCGGGGATGCATCAAAGAGTCCATTGAGAAGACCTGTGGATGAGCCAGGCAGGTCCATTGACCATTCTGTCCAAGATTCAGGAAAAGAACATAGAGCTGATGTCTCTTCTGGATCATTAGAACATCCTGAGCAAAAAAAATCgaataagaaaaggaaatttgaaGGTTGA